The proteins below come from a single Carnobacterium divergens DSM 20623 genomic window:
- a CDS encoding TrkH family potassium uptake protein → MQRKKIVPYLFSRFSSIQIIVSFYFMAVLVAAILLSLPIFQKPGVHLSLIDILFTAVSTISVTGLSTIDLGETYNRGGIALLGVLFQLGSLGIMMVSTSFFILSKKRISLKQRQLIMTDMNQPNLSGIVRLIRNALVIIIGFQLVGGIILSLHFLEYYDSIKDALFYGFYTAVSAVTNSGADITGNSLMDFSTDYFVQFIVMFLIVVGGIGFPVLIEIKAFFKYRKKPHDLPFRFSLFTKLSVYSFLVLFILGTVLIWLLESSAFFKGMNFTESAFYSMFYSVSTRNAGLVTTPISNFSDGTLLLFSVLMFIGASPSSVGGGVRTTTLAIVVLYLFSFIRSRENINIFGRRIHNDDVKKSIVVLNLSIALCFFSVLVLSVTEKHSLISIIVEVSSAFGTTGLSMGITSSLSIFGQLVIILLMFIGRVGMLYMLMLLVPKEKEDLNYLYPTEKIIIG, encoded by the coding sequence TTGCAACGTAAAAAAATAGTTCCTTATTTATTTAGCCGTTTTTCATCTATTCAAATTATTGTGTCATTTTATTTTATGGCTGTTTTAGTTGCGGCTATTTTATTAAGCTTGCCAATTTTTCAAAAGCCAGGTGTTCACCTTTCATTAATTGATATTTTATTTACTGCAGTAAGTACGATTAGTGTAACCGGATTGAGTACTATTGATTTAGGTGAAACGTATAACCGCGGTGGTATTGCTTTGTTAGGTGTTTTATTTCAGCTTGGAAGTTTAGGGATTATGATGGTTTCTACGTCTTTTTTTATTTTATCTAAAAAAAGAATTTCATTGAAACAGCGTCAGTTGATTATGACAGATATGAACCAACCCAATTTAAGTGGAATTGTGCGGTTGATTCGCAATGCGTTGGTTATTATCATCGGTTTTCAGCTCGTCGGAGGAATTATTCTTAGCCTACATTTTCTGGAGTACTACGACTCAATCAAAGATGCTCTTTTTTATGGTTTTTATACGGCTGTTTCGGCTGTTACTAATTCAGGAGCTGATATTACTGGGAATTCTTTAATGGATTTTTCAACTGATTACTTTGTGCAATTCATTGTGATGTTTTTAATTGTTGTTGGTGGAATTGGATTTCCTGTTTTGATTGAGATTAAGGCTTTTTTTAAATACCGCAAAAAACCTCATGATTTGCCTTTTCGTTTTTCGTTGTTTACTAAATTATCAGTTTATTCATTTCTCGTTTTATTTATTTTAGGAACCGTTTTGATTTGGTTGTTGGAATCGAGTGCGTTCTTTAAAGGAATGAATTTTACAGAAAGTGCATTTTACTCGATGTTTTATTCTGTGAGTACAAGGAACGCTGGATTAGTAACGACACCAATTAGCAACTTTAGCGATGGGACGTTGTTATTGTTTTCTGTTTTGATGTTTATCGGTGCGAGTCCAAGTTCTGTTGGCGGAGGAGTAAGGACAACTACATTAGCAATTGTGGTGCTTTATTTGTTTTCGTTTATTAGAAGTCGTGAAAATATTAATATTTTTGGTCGTAGAATTCATAACGATGATGTGAAAAAGTCAATCGTTGTTTTAAATTTATCGATTGCGCTTTGTTTTTTTAGTGTATTGGTTTTAAGTGTTACGGAAAAGCATAGTTTGATTTCAATTATTGTTGAGGTATCTTCTGCTTTTGGAACAACGGGTTTATCTATGGGAATCACATCTAGTTTAAGTATATTTGGTCAATTAGTAATTATTTTGTTAATGTTTATTGGTCGAGTAGGGATGTTATACATGCTGATGTTGCTTGTTCCAAAAGAGAAAGAAGATTTAAATTATTTGTATCCAACAGAGAAGATCATTATTGGATAA
- a CDS encoding hemolysin family protein, which produces MTPDPGSQSIVGQLILILALTFLNAFFASAEIALVSLNKNKMENQANEGDRKAQKLVKLLENPNSFLATIQVGITLAGFFSSASAATSIATRLEPVFNYEPWAKEVSIIIVTVVLSYVTLVFGELYPKRIAMQKAEEVSKMSVGIISLIEKLMKPFVAFLSFSTNILVKLTPMEIDLNEDKLTREEMRFIIESGQKDGVLEASEFHMLKGVFSLDTKMAREIMVPRTDTFMIDINDSDDMNIDLLLDCKYSRVPVYEEDKDKIIGVIHLKNILKEARRVGFEKLVIKDTINEALFVPETIFTDDLLFELKKTQNQMAILLDEYGGVVGIVTLEDLVEEIVGEIEDEYDEISDLYAKIDDGSYLVQGRMPIEKFNDLFEVEIEGKDVDTIAGYMLTELGTIPEQGEHLSLIADSIELTTQEVENSRLVSILVKPLSI; this is translated from the coding sequence ATGACCCCTGACCCTGGTAGTCAGTCGATTGTAGGACAGTTGATTTTAATTTTAGCTTTAACGTTTTTAAATGCTTTTTTTGCTTCAGCAGAAATAGCGTTAGTTTCTCTTAATAAGAATAAAATGGAAAACCAAGCAAATGAGGGTGATCGCAAAGCGCAAAAGTTAGTAAAGCTGCTTGAAAACCCAAATAGTTTTTTAGCAACAATCCAAGTAGGAATTACATTGGCAGGATTCTTTTCCAGTGCATCAGCAGCAACGAGTATTGCCACTAGATTGGAACCTGTTTTTAATTACGAACCTTGGGCTAAAGAGGTTTCTATTATTATTGTTACGGTTGTTTTATCTTATGTTACATTGGTTTTTGGAGAATTGTATCCAAAAAGAATTGCGATGCAAAAAGCAGAAGAAGTTTCCAAAATGAGTGTTGGCATTATTTCACTGATTGAAAAACTAATGAAGCCTTTTGTTGCCTTTCTTTCCTTTTCGACAAACATCTTGGTGAAACTGACACCGATGGAAATCGATCTTAACGAAGATAAATTAACAAGAGAAGAAATGCGTTTTATAATTGAAAGCGGTCAAAAAGACGGTGTGTTAGAAGCTTCTGAATTTCATATGTTAAAAGGTGTCTTTTCGTTAGATACTAAAATGGCAAGAGAAATTATGGTTCCAAGAACTGACACATTTATGATTGATATCAATGACAGTGACGATATGAATATTGACTTATTATTAGATTGTAAATATTCAAGAGTTCCTGTTTATGAAGAAGACAAAGATAAGATTATTGGCGTAATTCATTTAAAAAATATCTTGAAAGAAGCTCGAAGAGTTGGATTTGAAAAACTAGTCATTAAAGATACAATTAATGAAGCTTTATTTGTTCCTGAAACGATTTTTACAGATGATTTATTATTTGAATTAAAGAAAACTCAAAATCAAATGGCCATTCTTTTAGATGAATATGGCGGAGTTGTTGGGATTGTAACGCTTGAAGATTTAGTAGAAGAAATCGTTGGTGAAATTGAAGATGAGTATGATGAAATTTCAGATTTATACGCAAAAATCGATGATGGTAGTTATCTTGTACAAGGCCGAATGCCAATCGAGAAATTCAATGATTTGTTTGAAGTTGAAATTGAAGGAAAAGATGTAGATACGATTGCAGGCTATATGCTGACAGAACTGGGGACGATTCCAGAACAAGGTGAACACTTATCGCTAATAGCTGATTCAATTGAGTTGACGACCCAAGAAGTAGAAAATTCACGATTGGTTAGTATTCTTGTCAAACCGTTATCTATTTAA
- a CDS encoding carotenoid biosynthesis protein produces the protein MKELIRTLLFFGFVICGISGPFVFIQADVRTLLVFFIVFLSLGFGYVVLYLISEYPVWVGLMIVCVIIGVTFSIEWISMVTDNTSFLSQQTIEMNDYFHQLIPLGIGFIWVMMIAMSHVLWKQLTKSIHHRFRRGICYVVGATMASLSLELLLAPMILNIKRYEWLQGGDFIYGVVSYTVYITWAIVILLLHTFILIFVVLSDNWHRRLEWKSRRQLLLLDLVFSLYALGLGLFAKMYLASFIFIVFNGIFTLVYYLSKKKQKKD, from the coding sequence TTGAAAGAATTAATCAGAACGCTTTTGTTTTTCGGATTTGTAATTTGTGGAATCAGTGGTCCGTTTGTTTTCATTCAAGCTGATGTTCGTACATTGTTAGTCTTTTTTATTGTTTTTTTAAGTCTGGGTTTTGGATACGTTGTGCTTTATTTAATTAGTGAATATCCAGTTTGGGTAGGATTAATGATTGTTTGTGTCATTATTGGCGTGACTTTTAGTATTGAGTGGATTAGCATGGTTACAGATAATACGAGCTTTTTAAGTCAGCAAACAATTGAAATGAATGATTATTTTCATCAATTAATCCCATTGGGAATAGGCTTTATCTGGGTCATGATGATTGCAATGTCTCATGTTTTATGGAAACAACTTACAAAATCAATTCATCACCGGTTTCGTCGAGGGATTTGTTATGTAGTTGGAGCGACAATGGCGTCTCTAAGTTTGGAATTACTCTTAGCTCCGATGATTTTAAATATTAAAAGATATGAATGGTTGCAAGGAGGAGACTTTATTTACGGTGTTGTTTCTTACACCGTTTACATTACCTGGGCAATTGTTATTTTGTTATTGCATACGTTTATTTTAATATTTGTGGTATTATCGGATAATTGGCATAGGCGTCTTGAGTGGAAATCAAGGCGTCAGTTATTATTACTCGATTTAGTTTTTTCCTTATATGCATTAGGGTTAGGACTATTTGCTAAGATGTATCTGGCTTCCTTTATCTTTATAGTATTTAATGGGATTTTTACACTTGTCTATTATTTGTCGAAAAAGAAACAGAAAAAGGATTAA
- a CDS encoding peptide chain release factor 3 gives MDQKLKEEVQSRKTFAIISHPDAGKTTITEQLLLFGGAIRQAGTVKGKKSGKFAKSDWMEIEKQRGISVTSSVMQFDYDGKRINILDTPGHEDFSEDTYRTLMAVDSAVMVIDSAKGIEPQTKKLFKVCRMRGIPIFTFINKLDRDGQEPLDLLAELEEVLEIDSYPMNWPIGMGKGLLGLYDNYHKKIEIHRPEENGGERFIDLNEDGEIEGDHPIKMSTLYDQALEDVALLNEAGNSFSEERVANGELTPVFFGSALTNFGVETFLNTYLDFAPSPTAHRDEDGEAISPYSDEFSGFIFKIQANMNPAHRDRIAFVRICSGEFDRGMDVTLARTNKKIKLGNSTQFMAESRETVQKAVAGDIIGLYDTGNFQIGDTLYAGKMNVQYEKLPQFTPEMFMKVNAKNVMKQKSFHKGVNQLVQEGAIQLYRTFHTEDYILGAVGQLQFEVFQYRMLHEYNAEVVMTPMGSKIARWIKPEDLDENMSSSRNLLVKDRHDQPLFLFENQFAMRWFADKYPDIELTSLL, from the coding sequence ATGGATCAAAAGTTAAAAGAAGAAGTACAATCACGGAAGACATTTGCGATTATTTCCCATCCAGATGCGGGTAAAACAACTATTACAGAACAATTACTATTGTTTGGTGGTGCGATTCGCCAAGCAGGAACAGTTAAAGGAAAAAAATCAGGTAAGTTTGCAAAATCCGATTGGATGGAGATTGAAAAACAACGTGGAATCTCAGTAACAAGTTCCGTGATGCAATTTGATTACGATGGAAAACGTATCAATATTTTAGACACACCAGGACATGAGGATTTTTCTGAGGATACGTATCGTACGTTAATGGCAGTAGATAGTGCTGTGATGGTTATCGACAGTGCTAAAGGGATTGAACCACAAACAAAAAAACTATTTAAAGTTTGTCGTATGCGTGGGATTCCTATTTTTACTTTTATCAATAAGTTGGATCGTGATGGACAAGAGCCATTGGATTTATTAGCAGAACTTGAAGAAGTATTAGAGATTGATTCATACCCAATGAATTGGCCAATCGGTATGGGAAAAGGTTTACTTGGTTTATATGACAATTACCACAAAAAAATCGAGATTCACCGTCCTGAAGAAAATGGTGGAGAGCGATTTATCGATTTAAATGAAGATGGCGAAATTGAAGGCGATCATCCAATTAAAATGTCTACCTTATACGATCAAGCGTTAGAAGATGTGGCTCTTTTAAATGAAGCTGGCAATAGCTTTTCTGAAGAACGAGTAGCCAACGGTGAGTTAACTCCAGTCTTTTTCGGTTCAGCGTTGACAAACTTTGGTGTCGAAACCTTCTTGAATACCTATTTAGACTTTGCTCCAAGTCCAACTGCTCATCGCGATGAAGATGGCGAGGCGATTAGTCCTTACAGCGATGAATTTTCTGGTTTTATTTTCAAAATTCAAGCGAATATGAATCCAGCTCACCGTGACCGTATTGCCTTTGTTCGAATTTGCTCAGGTGAATTTGATCGTGGCATGGATGTAACGCTAGCGCGGACAAATAAAAAAATTAAATTAGGTAATTCAACTCAGTTTATGGCTGAAAGTCGAGAAACGGTTCAAAAGGCTGTAGCAGGAGATATTATTGGGTTATACGATACAGGTAATTTCCAAATTGGCGATACTTTATATGCTGGGAAAATGAATGTTCAGTATGAAAAATTGCCACAATTTACACCAGAAATGTTTATGAAAGTAAATGCTAAAAATGTGATGAAACAAAAATCATTCCATAAAGGCGTAAATCAATTAGTTCAAGAAGGTGCGATTCAGTTGTACCGTACGTTCCACACGGAAGATTATATTCTTGGAGCGGTTGGTCAGTTGCAATTTGAAGTGTTCCAATATCGTATGTTACATGAGTACAATGCGGAAGTTGTAATGACACCAATGGGTTCAAAAATTGCTCGCTGGATTAAGCCAGAAGATTTGGATGAGAATATGTCATCAAGTCGTAACTTGCTTGTTAAGGATCGTCACGACCAACCATTATTCCTATTTGAAAATCAATTTGCAATGCGTTGGTTTGCGGATAAATATCCAGATATTGAATTAACTTCTTTACTGTAA
- a CDS encoding phosphocarrier protein HPr gives MEKREFHVVADTGIHARPATLLVQSASKFNSDINLEYKGKSVNLKSIMGVMSLGVGQGADVVITAEGADEADAINAIADTMKKEGLAE, from the coding sequence ATGGAAAAACGCGAATTTCATGTGGTAGCAGATACAGGGATCCATGCACGCCCAGCTACACTTTTGGTGCAATCAGCAAGTAAATTTAACTCAGATATCAACTTAGAATACAAAGGTAAATCAGTTAATCTTAAATCAATCATGGGCGTTATGTCTCTTGGTGTTGGTCAAGGTGCTGACGTTGTAATCACTGCTGAGGGCGCTGATGAAGCAGACGCAATTAATGCAATTGCAGACACAATGAAGAAAGAAGGCTTAGCTGAATAA
- a CDS encoding DUF1827 family protein, translating to MKLIDVTNNHSSLVAEQLGNTDATFIKVYSLGPTTVIFSGADTHKDVVLTNKERQIKNNEISYAISEILNSTPEQVDILQSPNLVEVSLATA from the coding sequence ATGAAATTAATTGATGTGACAAATAACCACTCTTCATTAGTAGCTGAACAATTAGGAAATACCGATGCAACTTTTATCAAAGTATATTCATTAGGACCAACCACGGTTATTTTTTCTGGAGCAGACACACATAAAGACGTTGTGTTAACCAATAAAGAACGCCAAATAAAAAATAATGAAATTAGCTATGCAATTTCAGAAATACTTAATTCGACACCCGAGCAAGTTGATATTTTACAATCTCCTAATTTAGTGGAGGTTTCACTTGCAACAGCTTAA
- the ptsP gene encoding phosphoenolpyruvate--protein phosphotransferase has product MVEMLKGIAASDGVAIAKAYMLIEPDLSFNKITVEDSDSEVERLAKALDKAKEELEMIRQKAVESLGEEEAQVFDAHLMVLSDPELIGSIESNIKDNKVNAESGLKEVTDMFIGMFEGMEDNPYMQERAADIKDVTKRVLSHLLGVKLPSPSMINEEVIVVAHDLTPSDTAQLDRKFVKAFVTDIGGRTSHSAIMARSLEIPAIVGTKEITAKVKDGDMIVIDGLEGDVLVHPADSDVKTYESKAKAFADQKAEWNKLKNEATVTLDGKHIELAANIGTPKDLVGVKDNGGEAVGLYRTEFLYMDSPDFPSEEDQFIAYKAVLEGMEGKAVVVRTMDIGGDKELPYLTLPHEMNPFLGYRAIRICLAQPDMFRTQLRALLRASVFGKLRIMFPMIATLGEFRQAKAMLMEEKAKLVSEGVSVADDIQVGIMIEIPAAAVIADKFAKEVDFFSIGTNDLIQYTMAADRMNERVSYLYQPYNPSILRLIKNVIDASHKEGKWTGMCGEMAGDQTAVPLLMGLGLDEFSMSASSILKTRSLMKRLDTTKMAELADKAINDCDTAEEVVALVESYTK; this is encoded by the coding sequence ATGGTTGAAATGTTAAAAGGGATTGCTGCAAGTGATGGCGTTGCTATTGCTAAAGCATATATGCTAATTGAACCCGATTTATCATTCAACAAAATTACAGTTGAGGATTCTGACTCAGAAGTTGAACGTCTTGCAAAAGCATTAGATAAAGCAAAAGAAGAACTTGAAATGATTCGTCAAAAAGCTGTTGAAAGCTTAGGAGAAGAAGAAGCTCAAGTTTTTGATGCTCACTTAATGGTTCTGTCTGATCCAGAATTAATCGGGAGTATTGAAAGCAATATCAAAGATAATAAAGTGAATGCTGAAAGCGGATTAAAAGAAGTTACGGATATGTTTATCGGTATGTTTGAAGGTATGGAAGATAATCCTTACATGCAAGAACGTGCAGCAGATATCAAAGATGTAACAAAACGTGTTCTAAGTCATTTATTAGGTGTTAAATTACCAAGTCCATCAATGATTAACGAAGAAGTTATCGTTGTAGCACATGATTTAACTCCAAGTGATACAGCACAGCTTGATCGTAAATTTGTAAAAGCTTTTGTAACGGATATCGGTGGACGTACGTCTCACTCTGCAATTATGGCTCGTTCTCTTGAGATTCCAGCAATCGTTGGAACAAAAGAAATTACAGCTAAAGTTAAAGATGGCGATATGATCGTGATTGACGGACTTGAAGGGGATGTACTTGTACACCCAGCAGATAGCGATGTTAAAACGTATGAATCAAAAGCAAAAGCATTCGCAGATCAAAAAGCTGAATGGAACAAATTAAAAAATGAAGCAACCGTTACTTTAGATGGCAAACACATTGAATTAGCTGCTAATATTGGAACACCAAAAGATTTAGTTGGTGTTAAAGATAACGGTGGAGAAGCTGTTGGATTATACAGAACTGAATTCCTTTATATGGATTCACCTGATTTCCCATCAGAAGAAGATCAATTCATTGCTTATAAAGCCGTTCTTGAAGGTATGGAAGGCAAAGCTGTCGTAGTTCGTACAATGGATATTGGTGGGGATAAAGAACTTCCTTACTTAACATTGCCACACGAAATGAATCCTTTCTTAGGATATCGTGCGATTCGTATTTGTTTAGCACAACCTGATATGTTCCGTACACAGTTACGTGCATTATTACGTGCTTCTGTATTTGGTAAATTACGCATTATGTTCCCAATGATTGCAACACTTGGCGAGTTCCGTCAAGCAAAAGCAATGTTGATGGAAGAAAAAGCAAAATTAGTTTCTGAAGGTGTTTCAGTTGCAGATGACATTCAAGTAGGTATCATGATTGAAATCCCAGCTGCTGCAGTTATTGCTGATAAATTTGCTAAAGAAGTTGACTTTTTCAGTATTGGAACAAATGACTTGATTCAATACACAATGGCAGCAGACCGTATGAACGAGCGCGTTTCGTACTTGTACCAACCTTATAACCCATCAATTTTACGCTTAATTAAAAACGTAATTGATGCTTCTCACAAAGAAGGAAAATGGACGGGTATGTGTGGCGAAATGGCTGGAGATCAAACAGCTGTACCATTATTAATGGGTCTTGGTTTAGATGAATTCTCTATGAGTGCTTCAAGTATCTTGAAAACTCGTAGCTTGATGAAACGTCTAGATACAACTAAAATGGCTGAATTAGCTGATAAAGCAATCAATGATTGTGATACTGCTGAAGAAGTTGTTGCATTGGTTGAGTCATATACTAAATAA
- a CDS encoding ATP-dependent Clp protease ATP-binding subunit — MLCQNCNQTESTIHLYTNMNGQRGQIDLCQNCYQLLKDAKERGELKMNRQTPDPFGMGGLDEFFKAFQNQALSNQSATPPTQSGGRGGSNIPPQGKQNGLLGEYGTNLTDLARKGEIDPVIGRDIEIERVIEILNRRTKNNPVLIGEPGVGKTAVVEGLAQKIVNGEVPQKLTNKEVIRLDVASLVQGTGIRGQFEERMQQLMDELKKNPQIILFIDEVHEIVGAGSAEGSMDAGNMLKPALARGELQMVGATTLKEYRTIEKDAALERRMQPVRVNEPTVDEAITILKGIQKKYEDYHQVHYTDDAIKNAVTLSHRYIQDRFLPDKAIDLLDESGSKKNLTIQTVDPQIIEDKIADAARQKQVALQAEDYEKAAFYRDQAAKFSAMRDQQQPESDKPIVTEKDMEQIIEMKTNIPVGDIKEKEQTQLRNLAIDLKSHVIGQDEAIDKVSKAIRRSRIGLNKKDRPIGSFLFVGPTGVGKTELAKQLSSELFGTKDSLIRFDMSEYMEKHSVAKLIGSPPGYVGYDEAGQLTEKVRRNPYSIILLDEIEKAHPDVLHMFLQILDDGRLTDAQGRTISFKDTIIIMTSNAGTGVVEASVGFGATSSGNQHSVLNHLTDFFKPEFINRFDAIVEFNQLDKTHLIQIVDLMLQDVNTMLNDQGISIDADEAVKDKLTTLGYDPKMGARPLRRVIQEQIEDKIADFYLDHPTIKELSAHLNDQSEIVVAQKEKLPATSTEKIIRIED, encoded by the coding sequence ATGTTATGTCAAAATTGTAACCAAACTGAATCAACAATTCACCTATATACAAATATGAATGGACAACGTGGACAAATTGACTTATGTCAAAATTGCTATCAACTATTAAAAGATGCAAAGGAGCGTGGTGAACTTAAAATGAACCGACAAACACCAGATCCATTTGGAATGGGTGGGCTAGATGAATTTTTCAAAGCCTTCCAAAACCAAGCACTTTCAAATCAATCTGCCACTCCTCCTACTCAAAGCGGCGGTCGTGGAGGAAGTAACATACCTCCTCAAGGCAAACAAAATGGATTACTAGGAGAATACGGGACAAACTTAACTGATTTAGCTCGTAAAGGCGAAATTGACCCTGTAATTGGACGTGACATCGAAATTGAACGCGTCATTGAAATTTTAAATCGTCGGACTAAAAATAATCCTGTCTTGATTGGTGAACCAGGTGTAGGTAAGACTGCTGTAGTTGAAGGATTGGCGCAAAAAATCGTTAACGGCGAAGTCCCTCAAAAATTAACCAATAAAGAAGTCATTCGCTTAGATGTAGCTAGTCTCGTTCAAGGAACAGGAATTCGAGGACAATTTGAAGAAAGAATGCAACAATTGATGGATGAATTAAAGAAAAACCCACAAATCATTCTATTTATTGATGAAGTTCACGAAATAGTAGGTGCTGGTAGCGCTGAAGGTAGTATGGATGCCGGCAATATGTTAAAACCTGCTTTAGCACGTGGTGAACTACAAATGGTAGGAGCTACTACCTTAAAAGAGTATCGTACGATTGAAAAAGATGCAGCCCTAGAAAGAAGAATGCAACCAGTCCGTGTGAATGAACCAACAGTTGATGAAGCCATCACAATTTTAAAAGGGATTCAAAAAAAATACGAAGACTATCATCAAGTTCATTACACAGATGACGCAATAAAAAATGCCGTTACACTTTCTCACCGTTATATTCAGGATCGCTTCTTACCCGATAAAGCCATTGATTTATTAGATGAGTCAGGTTCTAAAAAGAATTTGACGATTCAAACGGTTGATCCTCAAATTATTGAAGATAAAATTGCTGATGCTGCTCGTCAAAAACAAGTCGCTTTGCAAGCCGAAGATTATGAAAAAGCAGCTTTCTACCGAGATCAAGCAGCTAAATTCTCTGCCATGCGAGATCAACAACAACCAGAATCAGATAAACCCATTGTTACTGAAAAAGACATGGAGCAAATCATTGAAATGAAAACAAATATTCCAGTTGGCGATATCAAAGAAAAAGAACAAACTCAATTGCGCAACTTAGCGATTGACTTAAAATCTCACGTTATTGGACAAGATGAAGCAATTGATAAAGTTTCAAAAGCGATTCGCCGCAGCAGAATCGGTTTAAATAAAAAAGACCGGCCAATTGGCTCTTTCCTATTTGTTGGACCAACAGGTGTTGGGAAAACAGAATTAGCCAAACAACTGTCATCTGAGTTATTTGGTACAAAAGATTCACTGATTCGCTTTGATATGAGTGAATATATGGAAAAACACAGTGTCGCAAAACTGATTGGTTCTCCTCCTGGTTATGTTGGTTATGATGAAGCGGGTCAATTAACTGAAAAAGTGCGTAGAAACCCCTATAGCATTATTTTGTTAGATGAGATTGAAAAAGCACATCCAGATGTCTTGCACATGTTTCTACAAATTCTGGATGATGGACGTCTAACGGATGCTCAAGGACGCACCATAAGTTTTAAAGACACGATTATTATCATGACAAGTAATGCAGGTACAGGTGTAGTTGAAGCAAGTGTAGGATTTGGAGCCACATCAAGTGGAAACCAACATTCTGTCTTAAATCATTTAACCGATTTCTTTAAACCAGAATTTATCAATCGTTTTGATGCGATTGTTGAATTCAATCAGTTAGATAAAACGCATCTTATTCAAATTGTAGATTTAATGTTACAAGACGTTAATACTATGCTTAACGATCAAGGAATTTCAATTGATGCTGATGAAGCTGTAAAAGATAAGTTAACCACTCTTGGCTACGACCCAAAAATGGGTGCAAGACCCCTACGCCGTGTTATCCAAGAACAAATTGAAGATAAGATTGCCGATTTTTATTTAGATCATCCGACAATCAAAGAGCTTTCTGCTCATTTAAACGATCAATCTGAAATTGTTGTTGCTCAAAAGGAAAAACTTCCTGCAACATCCACAGAAAAAATCATTAGAATAGAAGACTAG
- a CDS encoding glycosyltransferase family 4 protein — protein MNIGIFTDTYFPQVSGVATSIRTLKEELEKLGHQVTIFTTTDPSAPDNEENIIRLSSIPFFSFKDRRIAIRGAYLALRKAKALELDIIHTHTEFSLGLTGKYIAHSLDIPHVHTYHTMYEDYLHYIANGKVVRPTHVKVVSRYFCNRTVGVIAPSKRVLDQLRHYGVLRNIEIIPTGVSLEKFDSTHPVNIRQELGLEEDETIILSLSRLSKEKNTEAIIKAMPAVLLEKPNVKLVIVGDGPYRQTLEELSAKLTIDKSVLFLGEKQSDEVGAYYQMANLFVSASESESQGLTYIEAIASGTEIVVKDNEYTRSLVRSGQFGVVFQKDEDLADAIINTLNTTFTTEQAERDELLYDISATAFGKRVADFYSESDELYQCEKKNQIKLAK, from the coding sequence ATGAATATTGGAATCTTTACGGATACTTATTTTCCACAAGTTAGTGGAGTCGCAACATCAATTAGAACGTTAAAAGAAGAACTAGAAAAATTAGGCCATCAGGTCACTATCTTCACCACAACAGATCCTAGTGCTCCAGATAATGAAGAAAATATTATTCGTCTATCAAGTATTCCATTCTTTTCATTTAAAGATCGACGGATTGCAATTAGAGGTGCTTATTTAGCTCTAAGAAAAGCGAAAGCATTAGAATTAGATATTATTCATACCCACACGGAATTTAGTTTGGGATTGACGGGTAAGTATATCGCTCACAGCTTAGATATACCACATGTGCATACGTACCACACGATGTATGAGGATTATTTACATTATATTGCAAATGGAAAAGTGGTAAGGCCAACGCATGTGAAAGTGGTGTCTCGTTATTTTTGCAATCGAACAGTAGGAGTAATTGCACCAAGTAAGCGGGTGTTAGACCAATTACGTCACTACGGTGTCTTGCGTAACATCGAAATTATTCCAACAGGAGTAAGTTTAGAAAAATTTGATTCCACACATCCAGTTAATATACGTCAAGAACTGGGATTAGAAGAAGATGAAACGATTATTCTATCCTTGAGCCGCCTTTCAAAAGAAAAAAATACGGAAGCAATTATCAAGGCAATGCCAGCAGTTCTTTTAGAAAAACCAAATGTAAAATTAGTAATTGTTGGAGACGGACCTTACCGCCAAACATTGGAAGAACTTTCGGCTAAATTAACTATTGATAAATCTGTCCTATTTTTAGGAGAAAAACAAAGTGATGAAGTCGGAGCGTATTATCAAATGGCGAATTTATTTGTAAGTGCGTCAGAATCAGAATCGCAAGGTCTAACGTATATCGAAGCTATCGCATCAGGAACTGAGATTGTGGTAAAAGACAATGAATATACGAGAAGTTTGGTTCGTTCTGGCCAATTTGGTGTTGTTTTTCAAAAAGATGAAGATTTGGCAGACGCCATTATTAATACGTTAAATACGACATTTACAACTGAACAAGCTGAACGAGATGAATTGTTGTATGATATTTCAGCTACAGCATTTGGCAAGCGAGTGGCAGATTTTTATAGTGAATCTGATGAGTTGTATCAATGTGAAAAAAAGAATCAAATTAAACTAGCTAAATAA